The proteins below are encoded in one region of Aspergillus nidulans FGSC A4 chromosome III:
- a CDS encoding protein vps41 (transcript_id=CADANIAT00005529): protein MDAPGATEASLSRVEPGQGSPTRPSTHHRRPHRQLHTETGDDDEEEQEDPNREREESMTETMSYYGEEEEDDEEEEEPHLKCSHLTKQLGSAYRNGDATSTFLAAGDKMVLGTHNGNIHVFSVPLFRSLRVYHAHSATVTSISISPFPPPAPNLKHELATRFAENQSASTKPFSSSGSIRGQSKPTSLPTTPSNSIYIASSSIDGNVCVASLLDTKDVLLRNFGRPVQAVALSPEYKSDRTFISGGRAGELILTTGGKVGVSTNSTTLGGAAATASSWLGTFGLGGNTGKDTVLHSGEGAISTVKWSLSGKYVAWVNEEGIKIMRSNLHLDSVDSELAWKRVSHTDRPNRQGWEEMASVWKARAEWVDESLLESEHLTSNNTGGEASTPTQSTIIKERQEKLVVGWGGTVWVINVYPDRPNKSNRDLRIGSVEVATILRTDCIISGISLYSPSHLVVLAYIEAENEPADEQITRRRPRGQEPELRIIDIESKEEVSADTLAISRYENLTASDYHMSVLPPWKTNMPVSQRGALEALGTGLWDATMYPARLFSSAASIRSSTSSGDRSSNRAPSTFASRRSVPEEPLAIEVQEVAESSGPKIFVHSPYDCVAALKRDLADHLAWLIEHEKYAEAWKLLDEHPEAAGSSEGSDNVSITPGRSQTSLGDLFVDDRSSITATDRGNVPAAVQEKRRIGEMWIEQLIRDNRWQEAARVCVQALSATSRWEHWAWTFIKENKFDEITSVIPVDLRPSLSSEIYGAILEHYLTRDRQKFSELFETWPFELFDIDSITTSIEEQLESEKMTPDLEDGRILIRCLARLYLTGGHYTDALHCYIRIQDADAAMALVKDHHLLDSLSDDIPAFIMIRVSKEQLKSAPISELAEITAEPIKLLASEAHTGIVPPDTVVRQLQTANKPLFLFFYLRALWRGESLSLEAEKPRRGRHRQAATKLAADEGKNLVDQFADTAAELFAQYERPLLMEFLQTSTSYSFDVAVTICEQYRFTPELIYLLSKMGQTKRALNLILSDLKDVSQAIAFAKSQDDPDLWEDLVDYSMDKPRFIHGLLVEAGTSIDPIKLVRRIPSGLEIEGLREGLTGLLREHDLQASISQGAAKVLQSEVAVGMNTLRDGQRRGIKFNIIQESSKSDQVNDEAKAETDSEKTPTPSRGSFTQQAGRCAGCHRPFHANEKEILVAFACGHAFHLSHVHQSEPSSPAHTPGLESGVQTPRPYPPRTPNLEEPSTTSRTVGPKVTTARLLRDRIGDGCRICALAKELEAVGDSEA, encoded by the exons ATGGACGCGCCTGGCGCGACTGAGGCATCACTATCTCGGGTCGAACCGGGGCAGGGATCACCTACGAGACCATCGACCCATCACAGACGCCCGCACCGGCAACTTCACACTGAAACCggggatgacgatgaggaggaacaGGAGGATCCGAACcgggagagagaagagagtaTGACAGAAACGATGTCGTAttatggagaagaggaagaagatgacgaggaagaagaagagccgcATTTGAAGTGTTCTCATTTGACCAAACAGTTGGGAAGTGCCTATCGGAATGGAGATGCAACGAGCACTTTTTTGGCCGCTGGGGACAAGATG GTGCTTGGCACACATAACGGAAATATC CATGTCTTTTCCGTACCTCTATTTCGCTCTCTTCGTGTTTACCATGCGCATTCTGCTACTGTCACATCAATATCGATTTCACCTTTTCCCCCACCGGCACCGAACTTGAAACATGAACTGGCTACTCGATTCGCTGAAAACCAGAGCGCGTCCACGAAACCATTTTCCAGCTCTGGAAGCATCCGGGGCCAATCCAAGCCGACTTCTCTCCCTACAACTCCGTCCAACTCAATCTATATAGCAAGCTCATCGATAGATGGCAATGTATGCGTCGCGTCGTTACTGGACACGAAAGATGTTCTTCTACGAAACTTTGGTCGACCGGTCCAGGCCGTTGCGCTGTCACCGGAGTACAAAAGTGATCGGACATTCATATCCGGAGGCCGTGCCGGCGAACTGATTCTCACAACCGGGGGTAAAGTTGGCGTGAGCACAAACTCCACAACCTTGGGCGGCGCAGCTGCCACCGCCTCGAGTTGGCTGGGTACTTTTGGACTTGGGGGCAACACCGGCAAGGACACGGTTTTGCACAGCGGTGAAGGCGCTATCAGCACGGTGAAATGGTCGTTGTCTGGCAAATATGTTGCCTGGGTCAATGAAGAAGGCATAAAAATAATGCGGTCAAATCTGCATCTTGACTCAGTGGATTCGGAGCTTGCATGGAAAAGGGTCAGTCACACAGACCGCCCTAACCGTCAGGGATGGGAGGAAATGGCTAGTGTCTGGAAGGCTCGCGCCGAATGGGTTGACGAATCTCTCCTAGAGAGCGAACATTTGACGAGCAATAATACAGGAGGCGAAGCCTCAACGCCAACGCAGTCGACAATAATCAAAGAAAGGCAGGAGAAATTGGTGGTTGGTTGGGGAGGCACTGTCTGGGTAATTAATGTCTACCCTGATCGGCCTAACAAGAGCAACCGGGACCTTAGGATTGGCTCTGTGGAAGTTGCTACTAT ATTACGCACAGACTGCATTATATCCGGCATATCACTATATTCGCCCAGCCACTTGGTCGTGCTTGCCTATATAGAAGCAGAAAATGAACCGGCAGACGAGCAAATTAcccgtcgtcgtcctcgtgGACAAGAGCCTGAGCTTCGTATCATCGACATTGAAAGCAAAGAGGAAGTCAGTGCTGATACCTTGGCGATCAGTCGGTACGAGAATCTGACAGCTTCGGACTACCATATGTCCGTTCTGCCGCCCTGGAAAACGAACATGCCAGTATCTCAACGCGGTGCGTTGGAAGCCCTTGGTACCGGCCTTTGGGATGCTACGATGTATCCCGCACGACTATTTAGTTCAGCCGCCAGCATTCGCAGTTCAACAAGTAGCGGAGACAGGAGCTCTAACAGAGCGCCCAGCACGTTTGCCTCACGGCGTTCGGTCCCCGAGGAACCTTTAGCCATAGAAGTGCAGGAGGTTGCCGAAAGCTCCGGCCCCAAGATTTTTGTGCACAGCCCGTATGACTGTGTGGCAGCACTGAAAAGAGATCTTGCAGACCATCTCGCGTGGCTCATTGAACATGAGAAGTATGCTGAAGCCTGGAAGCTTCTTGATGAGCATCCTGAAGCGGCGGGGTCCAGTGAAGGTAGCGATAATGTCTCAATAACGCCCGGGAGATCCCAGACTAGTCTTGGTGATCTATtcgttgacgatagatcTTCCATCACAGCAACAGACCGTGGAAATGTCCCTGCCGCTGTACAAGAAAAGCGACGCATTGGTGAGATGTGGATAGAGCAACTTATCAGAGATAATCGGTGGCAGGAAGCCGCTAGAGTTTGCGTGCAAGCATTGAGTGCCACTTCTAGGTGGGAACATTGGGCCTGGACTTTCATCAAGGAAAACAAGTTTGACGAGATTACGTCCGTCATCCCTGTTGACCTACGTCCATCTTTGTCCTCAGAGATCTACGGGGCCATCCTTGAACATTATCTTACTCGAGATCGCCAAAAATTCAGCGAGCTTTTTGAAACTTGGCCTTTCGAGCTATTTGATATTGACAGCATAACGACTTCGATTGAGGAACAACTTGAATCCGAGAAGATGACCCCGGACTTAGAAGACGGTCGAATACTGATAAGGTGTCTGGCCAGATTATATCTGACTGGCGGCCACTATACCGATGCGTTGCATTGCTATATCCGGATACAGGATGCGGAcgcagccatggctttgGTCAAAgaccatcatcttcttgactcCCTTTCTGATGATATACCTGCTTTCATCATGATTCGGGTGTCAAAGGAGCAGTTAAAATCGGCGCCGATTTCAGAACTTGCAGAAATCACAGCTGAACCtatcaagcttcttgccAGTGAAGCGCACACCGGCATTGTTCCTCCGGACACTGTCGTCAGGCAGCTGCAGACTGCTAACAAACCcttattcctcttcttctatcTGCGAGCACTCTGGCGAGGAGAATCGCTATCGCTTGAAGCCGAGAAGCCCCGTCGTGGGCGGCACCGTCAGGCCGCAACTAAACTAGCCGCTGATGAAGGCAAGAACCTTGTGGATCAATTCGCTGATACAGCAGCGGAACTCTTTGCTCAGTATGAACGCCCATTACTCATGGAGTTTTTGCAAACCAGCACCTCGTATTCATTCGACGTAGCGGTGACAATTTGCGAGCAATACCGCTTCACACCAGAACTCATCTACCTGCTATCCAAGATGGGGCAAACAAAGCGCGCTTTAAATTTGATCCTCTCCGACTTGAAAGATGTGTCACAGGCTATTGCGTTTGCGAAGTCTCAAGATGACCCAGATCTCTGGGAGGACCTTGTTGACTACTCCATGGACAAGCCCCGTTTTATACATGGCCTACTTGTTGAAGCAGGGACGTCCATTGATCCTATTAAGCTTGTCCGACGTATCCCCAGTGGATTGGAAATAGAGGGCCTCAGGGAGGGTCTCACTGGCTTGCTAAGGGAACACGACCTCCAGGCGAGCATTAGCCAAGGCGCGGCCAAGGTTCTACAAAGCGAAGTAGCAGTCGGGATGAATACCTTGCGTGATGGCCAGCGTCGTGGAATTAAGTTCAACATTATCCAAGAATCTTCCAAATCCGACCAGGTGAACGATGAGGCAAAGGCTGAGACTGATTCTGAGAAGACTCCAACGCCATCGCGAGGTTCATTTACGCAGCAAGCCGGAAGATGCGCGGGTTGTCATCGACCTTTCCACGCGAACG AGAAAGAGATACTCGTCGCTTTTGCTTGCGGCCATGCCTTCCACCTGTCCCATGTCCACCAATCCGAGCCTTCGTCGCCAGCACATACTCCCGGGCTTGAATCAGGCGTCCAGACCCCCCGGCCGTACCCACCACGTACCCCGAACCTCGAGGAGCCTTCAACAACGTCGCGGACCGTTGGTCCAAAGGTTACAACAGCCCGACTTCTACGGGACAGGATTGGTGACGGATGCCGGATATGTGCCCTGGCTAAAGAGTTGGAGGCAGTCGGAGACTCAGAGGCGTAA
- a CDS encoding RMD1 family protein (transcript_id=CADANIAT00005530) — protein MFARPYVSSICNRPAAVRILRQPQSHYLHASPPLSLPRRKDFFSSNAFLAQKHGDTAEGSEESQKQRRRGTRSPAAPTSLRRVAVEAQRSRDSFKSKAQLREAGLLQTKFNIRKAREILQEKGYEPDPLGTGLYPQVVHVQIPLDSIRRVSNPSAEGLSPEEIGDIFVFPSGTVVSWALPEGFTSFLATRTLLPAAEGAHVDSLETEDLEYVEDAQRDNSSIHGDTIVLGTKPSDAALAPQSSGHQSVDTVLTKVAFSSGLARSTKLAVLETLLSNYFESTRTIPTLMSQGSRLPYTRDFILRKTGQLLSVRAQLNLYSELTDSLPDIFWDSRHELGLEGYYEQVGRALDVGIRIKLLNEKMDYAQEIASVLRERLSETHGLRLEWIIILLIAVEVGFEVLRLWKERAHEQASAAEQVQKA, from the exons ATGTTCGCACGACCATATGTCTCATCGATCTGTAACCGACCTGCAGCGGTTCGGATCCTGAGACAACCTCAAAGCCACTATCTCCATGCGTCACCGCCATTAAGTCTCCCACGACGAAAggatttcttctcctccaatgCATTTTTGGCCCAGAAGCACGGCGACACCGCCGAAGGCTCGGAAGAGTCTCAGAAACAGCGGAGAAGAGGCACAAGATCACCAGCTGCACCGACATCGCTGCGCAGGGTGGCGGTAGAAGCACAGAGGTCGAGGGACAGTTTTAAGTCCAAGGCTCAACTTAGGGAGGCTGGGCTGTTGCAGACAAAG TTTAACATTCGCAAAGCGAGAGAGATTCTGCAGGAAAAAGGTTACGAGCCCGACCCCCTTGGAACCGGTCTATACCCTCAGGTTGTTCACGTCCAAATTCCGCTTGATTCTATTCGCCGAGTAAGCAATCCTAGCGCGGAGGGTCTTTCTCCGGAAGAAATTGGCGATATATTCGTTTTCCCTTCTGGTACGGTCGTGTCATGGGCGCTTCCAGAAGGGTTTACATCATTCTTAGCGACTAGGACGTTACTCCCTGCGGCAGAGGGAGCGCATGTTGATAGCCTGGAGACTGAAGATCTTGAGTATGTTGAGGATGCTCAGCGTGATAACAGTAGCATTCATGGAGACACCATCGTCTTGGGAACCAAACCCAGTGATGCCGCGCTGGCGCCACAATCTTCAGGTCATCAGTCTGTGGATACTGTTCTAACCAAGGTCGCCTTCTCTTCTGGGCTCGCTCGCAGCACAAAACTGGCGGTTTTAGAAACATTGCTGTCCAACTACTTCGAGTCGACGCGAACTATCCCAACACTCATGTCGCAAGGATCTCGCTTACCCTATACTCGAGACTTCATTCTCCGAAAGACTGGACAGCTACTGAGCGTCCGCGCCCAATTGAACCTCTACTCGGAGTTGACCGACTCACTCCCCGACATCTTCTGGGACAGTCGACATGAGCTTGGGCTGGAAGGATATTACGAGCAGGTTGGTAGGGCATTGGATGTGGGAATTCGCATCAAGCTACTGAATGAGAAAATGGACTATGCGCAAGAGATTGCCAGTGTTCTCCGAGAGAGGCTGAGTGAGACCCATGGACTGCGTTTGGAATggatcatcattcttctAATCGCCGTCGAGGTTGGGTTTGAGGTTTTGAGGTTGTGGAAGGAGCGAGCCCATGAACAAGCCTCCGCAGCTGAACAGGTCCAGAAGGCTTAA